A genome region from Cerasicoccus sp. TK19100 includes the following:
- a CDS encoding chemotaxis protein CheW, with product MLTVMFHLGDQSFAIDAERVEIVIPALPLKPTPGAPDYIRGRFEYRGQIVPVIDLGQLILKQPTKPGLSARYLLISYPKKSGGTALLGLWAERVTETLEVPDNFLSDGGVNPPDAKYLGRIFTTEDGEIVQCVEPTDILSAEVRDLLFNNDSTPAP from the coding sequence ATGCTCACCGTCATGTTCCATTTGGGCGACCAGAGTTTCGCCATCGACGCCGAACGCGTCGAAATCGTCATCCCCGCCCTGCCACTCAAGCCGACGCCAGGCGCGCCGGATTACATTCGCGGTCGCTTCGAGTATCGCGGCCAAATCGTGCCCGTGATCGACCTCGGCCAGCTAATCTTGAAGCAGCCGACCAAGCCTGGCCTCAGCGCACGCTATTTGCTCATTTCCTACCCGAAGAAAAGCGGCGGCACCGCGCTGCTCGGCCTTTGGGCGGAGCGCGTCACCGAGACCCTCGAAGTGCCGGATAATTTCTTGTCCGACGGCGGCGTGAACCCACCCGATGCCAAATACCTGGGCCGCATCTTCACAACTGAAGACGGCGAAATCGTGCAATGCGTCGAGCCCACCGACATCCTTTCAGCCGAGGTCCGCGACCTGCTCTTTAACAACGACTCAACGCCCGCTCCGTGA
- a CDS encoding CheR family methyltransferase yields the protein MKLPLRITRDLREKFGLDESVFRGGSLNSVVRRRMEASGVFDLEEYFSHLLRSQEEFLAFADELLVPESWFFRDGKPFDFLTEWARKVWRPKHPGEQLRILSVPCATGQEPYSIAISLLHSGFAPHSFHVEAGDLSNRFLQEAQQGVFRPMAFRGNTAEPYHAYFRDAEDGKRRVIDEVREHVTFRQRNLLAPDFLMGERPFHAIFCRNVLIYFCSDSRARAVAGLMRGLEPDGLIFSGHADALGTITQAMKPVGPAGAFCFERREAANEPAPKVPLPAIKKNTRIAKPLPRKQALVVSKPTEATKPSAEQLWAEARELANGGRLNEAEKIASELINQTPPSAEAFCTLGEIYIGLRDYKKAEPLLRRAVYLDARHAQSLFHLALLAERRGDSAGAERLRKRARNAENAKEVKA from the coding sequence GTGAAACTGCCGCTCCGCATCACGCGCGACTTGCGCGAAAAGTTTGGCCTCGACGAAAGCGTCTTTCGCGGGGGCAGCTTGAACAGCGTCGTGCGGCGGCGCATGGAGGCCAGCGGTGTCTTCGATCTGGAGGAGTATTTCTCGCACCTGCTGCGCTCTCAGGAAGAATTTCTCGCCTTTGCCGACGAGCTGCTTGTGCCCGAGTCGTGGTTTTTCCGTGACGGCAAACCCTTCGATTTCCTGACCGAATGGGCCCGCAAGGTCTGGCGGCCTAAGCACCCCGGCGAGCAGCTGCGCATCCTCAGCGTGCCCTGCGCCACTGGACAGGAGCCCTACTCGATCGCCATTTCGCTGCTCCACTCCGGCTTTGCGCCCCATAGTTTCCACGTGGAAGCCGGCGACTTGAGCAACCGCTTTCTCCAAGAAGCACAACAAGGCGTCTTTCGCCCCATGGCCTTCCGGGGCAACACGGCGGAGCCCTATCACGCCTATTTTCGCGACGCCGAAGACGGCAAACGCCGCGTGATCGACGAGGTCCGCGAGCACGTCACCTTCCGCCAGCGCAATTTGCTCGCGCCTGATTTCCTGATGGGCGAACGCCCCTTTCACGCGATTTTCTGCCGTAATGTGCTGATCTATTTTTGCAGCGATTCCCGTGCGCGCGCCGTAGCCGGCCTAATGCGCGGCCTCGAGCCAGACGGCCTCATTTTCTCCGGCCACGCCGATGCCCTGGGCACGATTACGCAGGCCATGAAACCCGTTGGCCCGGCGGGGGCCTTTTGCTTTGAGCGCCGCGAAGCCGCCAACGAACCCGCGCCCAAAGTCCCCCTGCCCGCCATTAAGAAAAACACGCGCATCGCCAAACCGCTTCCACGCAAGCAGGCACTGGTCGTCAGCAAACCGACCGAGGCGACCAAGCCCAGCGCGGAACAACTCTGGGCCGAGGCACGGGAGTTGGCGAATGGCGGACGGCTAAACGAGGCCGAAAAAATCGCCAGTGAGCTGATTAACCAAACGCCGCCTTCCGCTGAGGCCTTCTGCACACTGGGGGAAATTTACATAGGCTTGCGCGATTATAAAAAAGCCGAGCCCCTGCTGCGCCGCGCGGTCTATCTGGATGCGCGCCACGCTCAGTCGCTGTTTCACCTGGCTCTGCTGGCCGAACGCCGGGGCGACTCCGCCGGGGCCGAACGCCTGCGCAAGCGCGCCCGCAACGCTGAAAACGCCAAGGAGGTGAAGGCATGA
- a CDS encoding methyl-accepting chemotaxis protein, giving the protein MSLRTKILVYVLLPVILTAGSVAVYNIYRGHTRMLEKDQELMSDDLIKIALRIEQDNLEAVTVSRTIADAQESGMFGLRKESVSLLRRILEANPEFVGVSIGYEPNADGQDAEFLASFDSPPDWVSEDGRFIPYIFRDLTDGGRIKSEVLVDMESSLYYRGVRQALSQDSDLRYLVTEPYIYNDLNLIVEQMSPIVINGRFQGVTGVDRALDTLSDTLQGLKPYPRAQLYLISSRGRIIATTLGDEYRTMPIDRFYVQRNDGGPGRVMLDLFEKSPDGKLEFNPERGVRLQDDGVDQVYRTLFDRISQTRQNSPPMLFEDPLSGEESYLASAYIPTGGWRIAMTVPESVITGPTWGDIERAIIVGLIGIMTVLLIIVIFANRFSARIKHANDLAQAVADGNLTHEVEIVTNDETGQLLKAIELMVENLNNLLLQVKNSTIQLVSTATRISGASKSQEVAIQDFGASTQQIASAVNQISATSRELLDTMRDVASSANETGSIAEDGRRQLMDMSASMDNLSSATSSIAAKLAVISEKANNITKVVTTIGKVSEQTNLLSLNAAIEAEKAGEHGQGFSVVAREIRRLAHQTANATVNIDSMVNEMQAAVSSGVMEMDKFNESVRNGVTEVGELGERLDEIITGVQTVTPRFASVSEGMEAQTQGAQQISEAMTTLRDGAARTAESLKEFDEATRALHAAVNGLRREVSRFKVKDKASTGMTNMPFPMRAGGQPQPAPEKRAPQPEIKIPAKKKLPTNAPFPTRAPFPPRKDDKK; this is encoded by the coding sequence ATGAGCCTACGCACGAAGATACTCGTTTACGTGCTGCTGCCGGTTATCCTAACGGCCGGCAGTGTGGCGGTGTATAACATTTACCGCGGCCACACCCGCATGCTCGAGAAAGACCAGGAGCTGATGAGCGACGACCTCATCAAAATCGCCCTGCGCATCGAACAGGACAACCTCGAAGCCGTCACCGTCTCGCGCACCATCGCCGATGCCCAGGAAAGCGGTATGTTCGGCCTGCGCAAGGAGTCGGTCTCCCTGCTGCGCCGCATTCTGGAGGCCAACCCGGAATTCGTCGGCGTGTCCATTGGCTACGAGCCCAACGCCGACGGGCAAGATGCTGAATTTCTCGCCAGCTTTGACAGCCCACCCGACTGGGTCAGCGAAGACGGCCGGTTCATTCCCTACATTTTCCGCGACCTCACCGACGGCGGCCGCATCAAGTCCGAGGTGCTCGTGGACATGGAGAGCAGCCTCTACTATCGCGGCGTGCGGCAGGCGCTCAGCCAGGATTCCGACCTGCGCTACCTCGTCACCGAGCCCTACATTTACAACGACCTCAATTTGATCGTCGAACAGATGTCGCCCATCGTCATCAACGGGCGCTTCCAGGGCGTAACCGGCGTCGACCGCGCCCTCGACACGCTGAGCGACACCCTGCAGGGCCTCAAGCCCTACCCCCGCGCGCAGCTCTACCTGATCAGCAGCCGCGGCCGCATCATCGCCACCACCCTCGGCGATGAGTATCGCACCATGCCAATTGACCGCTTTTACGTGCAGCGCAATGATGGCGGCCCCGGCCGTGTGATGCTCGACCTCTTTGAAAAAAGCCCCGATGGCAAGCTGGAGTTTAACCCCGAGCGCGGCGTTCGCCTGCAAGATGACGGTGTCGACCAAGTTTACCGAACACTCTTCGACCGCATTTCACAAACGCGCCAGAACAGCCCCCCCATGCTTTTCGAAGACCCGCTAAGCGGCGAGGAGTCCTACCTGGCCAGCGCCTACATCCCAACCGGCGGCTGGCGCATCGCCATGACCGTGCCCGAAAGCGTCATTACCGGGCCCACCTGGGGAGACATTGAGCGCGCAATCATCGTAGGCCTCATTGGCATCATGACCGTGCTGCTCATTATTGTGATTTTCGCCAACCGCTTCAGCGCGCGGATCAAGCACGCCAATGACCTCGCCCAAGCCGTCGCCGATGGCAACCTGACGCACGAGGTGGAAATCGTCACCAACGACGAGACCGGCCAACTCCTGAAGGCCATCGAGCTCATGGTCGAAAACCTGAACAACCTCCTGCTTCAGGTTAAAAATTCCACCATCCAGCTCGTCTCCACCGCCACCCGCATCAGCGGTGCCTCGAAAAGCCAGGAAGTGGCGATTCAGGATTTCGGTGCCTCCACTCAGCAAATCGCCTCAGCGGTAAACCAGATTTCCGCCACCTCCCGCGAACTGCTCGACACCATGCGCGATGTGGCCAGCTCAGCCAATGAGACCGGCTCGATCGCCGAGGACGGCCGCCGCCAGCTCATGGACATGTCCGCCTCAATGGACAACCTTTCCTCGGCCACGAGCTCCATCGCGGCCAAGCTCGCCGTAATCAGCGAGAAGGCGAATAACATTACCAAGGTCGTCACGACCATCGGCAAAGTCTCCGAGCAGACCAACCTGCTCTCGCTCAATGCCGCGATCGAAGCGGAAAAAGCCGGCGAGCACGGCCAGGGCTTCTCCGTCGTCGCGCGCGAAATCCGCCGCCTCGCCCATCAGACCGCCAACGCCACCGTCAACATCGACAGCATGGTCAACGAGATGCAGGCCGCCGTTAGCTCGGGCGTCATGGAAATGGACAAGTTCAACGAATCCGTCCGCAACGGCGTAACCGAGGTGGGCGAACTGGGCGAGCGACTGGATGAGATCATTACCGGCGTGCAGACCGTCACCCCGCGCTTTGCCTCCGTCAGCGAGGGTATGGAAGCGCAGACTCAGGGTGCCCAGCAGATCAGCGAGGCCATGACGACCCTGCGCGATGGTGCGGCCCGCACCGCGGAGTCCCTCAAGGAATTTGACGAAGCCACCCGCGCCCTGCACGCCGCGGTCAACGGCCTGCGCCGCGAGGTATCCCGCTTCAAGGTGAAAGACAAGGCCTCGACCGGCATGACCAACATGCCCTTCCCCATGCGCGCCGGTGGCCAGCCCCAGCCCGCACCGGAAAAGAGGGCCCCGCAGCCGGAGATAAAAATCCCCGCCAAGAAAAAGCTGCCAACCAATGCGCCCTTCCCCACCCGCGCACCATTCCCGCCCAGAAAGGACGACAAAAAGTAG
- a CDS encoding hybrid sensor histidine kinase/response regulator, translating into MSDVPDSFPMLDLYQQEVETQGAALNEGLVAWESDPASADIDGLMRAAHSLKGAARIVGLDMVGKVAHNLEDLMVAAGKGEVTLGSDQLDWLFNAVDILVESGKQSEEKMGPWLKDNAAWADEVCKGLAQIQAAGGIPEAPPQAEPTPEPAKTATPPAQAKAPAKPARTIKPPKQTPDLSMIDLYRMEAEQQVGALKDALKDFDPASADEKAMEPLMRAAHSMKGAARIVGLMAAVEMAKLVEDSFNAAIRGDIKLAPEHVANFDRAADYLRQFSAAPDAELADWPEQHAEDYSSIMDDLQRTLAGETLLSAAPEPEPEPAPAALEPTPEPEKSAEPAKAPSTKPARRERAKPAPAATTNEKKADSVVRVSADSLNRLMGLAAETVVETGQLENFRDTLLRLKEAQSELSSRINSSDRILDRIELEPESRVHFEQVRQSAERALTLVREQLEHFDAFARRNTLLSDRLYREVLASRMRPFNDGVQGFPRMVRDVARTLGKQVRFDIEGKETPVDRDILERLEAPLNHILRNACDHGLEMPEDRTATGKDATGSLILSARHSAGMLVVEVKDDGRGIDVDKLRKKVVEKQFATDEMVAQMSEDEVLEFLFLPGFSTAGKVTEISGRGVGLDVVQTLMQQIGGQARIKTAVGAGTTFHLQVPITRSVIRALLADIDGEPYAFPLSRIARTLRMDYKDLKMVENRQYFELEGQNVGLAPARSALGFAGAVNTTTPHLDIVVVNDRNQLYGIEVDNLIGEADLVVRPLDRRLGKVPGVSSASLMENGEPILILDVEDLIASIDKLLSGGARLETKRGEAIAAASNRKRILVVDDSITVRETERQLLENAGYAVEVAVDGADGWNAVRLGEFDLVVSDIDMPRMNGYEFVSKIRSDNRLENLPVIVVSYKDREEDRIKGLEAGADYYLTKSSFQDDTFIQAVRDLID; encoded by the coding sequence GTGAGCGACGTCCCCGATAGTTTCCCGATGCTCGACCTGTACCAGCAGGAGGTCGAAACGCAGGGCGCTGCGCTCAATGAAGGGCTCGTGGCGTGGGAATCCGATCCAGCCTCGGCGGACATCGACGGCCTCATGCGCGCCGCGCACTCGCTCAAGGGGGCCGCGCGAATCGTGGGCCTCGACATGGTGGGCAAGGTCGCGCACAACTTGGAAGACCTCATGGTCGCCGCGGGCAAGGGCGAGGTGACGCTCGGCTCGGATCAGCTCGACTGGCTCTTTAACGCCGTCGATATCCTCGTCGAATCCGGAAAGCAGTCCGAGGAGAAGATGGGCCCATGGCTCAAGGATAATGCTGCCTGGGCGGATGAAGTTTGCAAGGGCCTCGCCCAAATCCAGGCCGCGGGCGGCATTCCCGAAGCTCCGCCCCAAGCCGAACCCACGCCGGAGCCAGCCAAAACAGCCACCCCGCCAGCACAAGCGAAGGCCCCGGCCAAGCCGGCCCGCACCATCAAGCCGCCCAAGCAAACGCCCGACCTTTCCATGATCGACCTCTACCGCATGGAGGCCGAGCAGCAAGTTGGCGCGCTGAAGGACGCGCTGAAAGATTTCGACCCCGCTTCCGCCGACGAAAAGGCAATGGAGCCGCTGATGCGCGCCGCCCACTCGATGAAAGGTGCCGCCCGCATCGTGGGCCTCATGGCCGCCGTCGAGATGGCCAAGCTCGTCGAAGATTCCTTTAACGCTGCGATCCGCGGCGACATCAAGCTCGCGCCTGAGCACGTGGCCAACTTCGACCGGGCCGCCGATTACCTGCGGCAATTTTCCGCCGCCCCCGATGCCGAACTCGCTGACTGGCCCGAGCAGCATGCTGAGGATTATTCGTCGATCATGGACGACCTGCAGCGCACGCTGGCCGGAGAAACCCTCCTTAGCGCCGCGCCGGAGCCTGAACCGGAACCCGCGCCCGCCGCACTGGAGCCGACGCCCGAGCCGGAGAAATCGGCCGAGCCCGCCAAAGCACCTTCCACCAAGCCCGCCCGCCGCGAACGCGCCAAGCCAGCCCCCGCCGCCACCACCAACGAGAAAAAGGCCGACAGCGTAGTCCGCGTGTCCGCCGACAGCCTCAACCGCCTCATGGGCCTCGCGGCGGAAACCGTCGTCGAAACCGGGCAGTTGGAAAATTTCCGCGACACCCTGCTCCGCCTCAAGGAAGCGCAGAGTGAGCTGAGCAGCCGAATCAACAGCAGTGACCGCATCCTGGACCGCATCGAGCTGGAGCCGGAGTCCCGCGTTCACTTCGAGCAAGTCCGCCAATCCGCCGAGCGGGCGCTGACGCTTGTCCGTGAGCAGTTGGAGCATTTTGACGCCTTTGCCCGCCGCAACACCCTGCTCTCCGACCGGCTATACCGCGAGGTGCTGGCCAGCCGGATGCGCCCGTTTAACGACGGCGTGCAGGGCTTCCCGCGTATGGTCCGCGATGTCGCGCGCACGCTGGGCAAGCAGGTCCGCTTCGACATCGAGGGCAAGGAAACACCGGTCGACCGCGACATCCTGGAGCGCCTCGAAGCGCCGCTCAACCACATCCTCCGCAACGCCTGCGACCACGGCCTCGAAATGCCGGAAGACCGCACCGCCACCGGCAAGGATGCCACCGGCTCACTCATTCTCAGTGCCCGCCACAGCGCCGGCATGCTCGTCGTCGAAGTCAAGGACGACGGTCGCGGGATCGACGTGGATAAGCTCCGCAAGAAGGTCGTTGAAAAGCAGTTTGCGACCGACGAGATGGTCGCCCAAATGAGTGAGGACGAAGTGCTGGAGTTTCTTTTTCTGCCGGGCTTTTCCACCGCAGGTAAGGTTACGGAAATTTCCGGCCGCGGCGTCGGCCTGGACGTCGTGCAGACGCTCATGCAGCAGATCGGCGGGCAGGCGCGGATCAAGACTGCCGTTGGCGCGGGCACGACCTTCCATTTGCAGGTGCCGATCACGCGATCCGTCATACGCGCACTGCTGGCCGACATCGACGGCGAGCCCTATGCCTTCCCGCTGAGCCGCATCGCCCGCACTTTGCGCATGGATTACAAAGACCTGAAAATGGTCGAAAACCGCCAATATTTCGAGCTGGAGGGGCAAAACGTCGGCCTGGCACCCGCGCGTTCGGCGCTCGGCTTTGCCGGTGCGGTCAACACCACCACGCCGCATCTGGACATCGTGGTCGTCAATGATCGCAACCAACTTTACGGCATCGAAGTGGATAATTTAATTGGCGAAGCCGACCTGGTCGTCCGCCCGCTGGACCGGCGTTTGGGCAAGGTGCCGGGCGTTAGCTCCGCCTCGCTCATGGAGAACGGTGAGCCAATTCTGATCCTCGATGTCGAGGACCTCATTGCCTCGATTGATAAGCTGCTCTCCGGCGGCGCGCGCCTCGAGACCAAGCGTGGCGAAGCAATCGCGGCGGCATCCAACCGCAAGCGCATTCTGGTGGTCGACGACTCCATCACCGTGCGCGAGACCGAGCGCCAGCTCCTCGAAAATGCGGGCTACGCCGTCGAGGTTGCCGTGGACGGTGCCGATGGCTGGAACGCCGTGCGCCTGGGCGAGTTCGACCTCGTCGTGAGCGACATCGACATGCCCCGCATGAACGGCTATGAGTTCGTTTCCAAGATCCGCAGCGACAACCGCCTGGAAAATCTCCCCGTGATCGTCGTCTCCTACAAAGACCGCGAGGAAGACCGCATCAAAGGCCTCGAAGCCGGAGCCGACTACTACCTGACCAAGAGCTCCTTCCAGGACGACACCTTTATCCAAGCCGTCCGGGACTTGATCGACTAA
- a CDS encoding chemotaxis protein CheW — protein MSDEDFEMVNQDREAMLRLLDREPPEGYLADWQNRLREKEDEHERETQGVLVFRLFDEWLALEASIVKEITADATIHRIPQRTNDVLRGLVNVRGELQLCVSLHALLSLEKSGDETILSRRVHPRMIVIQGPDGPFVFRADEAYGVHALEKCLLQESPVTVSKAMATFTRGLFILREQKVGLLDHELIFHSLKKQYL, from the coding sequence ATGAGCGACGAAGATTTCGAAATGGTGAATCAGGACCGCGAAGCCATGCTGCGCCTCCTCGACCGCGAACCGCCGGAAGGCTACCTCGCCGATTGGCAGAACCGCCTGCGCGAAAAAGAGGACGAGCACGAACGCGAAACCCAGGGCGTGCTGGTCTTCCGCCTGTTCGACGAATGGCTCGCGCTGGAGGCCTCCATCGTCAAGGAGATCACCGCCGATGCCACGATCCACCGCATTCCGCAGCGCACCAACGACGTCCTGCGCGGCCTCGTCAATGTCCGTGGCGAGCTGCAGCTTTGCGTCTCCCTGCACGCCTTGCTTTCGCTGGAAAAAAGTGGCGACGAAACCATTCTTTCCCGCCGCGTGCACCCGCGCATGATCGTGATCCAGGGGCCGGACGGGCCGTTTGTCTTCCGCGCCGACGAGGCCTATGGCGTCCATGCGTTGGAGAAATGCCTGCTGCAGGAATCCCCTGTGACGGTGAGCAAAGCCATGGCCACCTTTACCCGCGGCCTCTTCATTTTGCGCGAACAGAAAGTCGGCCTCCTCGACCACGAACTCATTTTCCACAGCCTCAAAAAGCAATACCTGTGA